A genomic segment from Oncorhynchus clarkii lewisi isolate Uvic-CL-2024 chromosome 12, UVic_Ocla_1.0, whole genome shotgun sequence encodes:
- the LOC139421065 gene encoding cell division cycle protein 27 homolog isoform X2: MTVLQEPVQAAVWHALNHYAYRDAVFLAERLYAEVHSEEALFLLATCYYRSGKAYKAYRLLKGHSCTTPQCKYLLAKCCVELSKLAEGEQILTGGVLNKQKSQEDIVTEFGDSACFTLSLLGQIYCKTDRLAKGSECYQKSLSMNPFLWSPFESLCQIGDRPDPEQIFRLTSLQFFSSGSGAPPLFPISPAHTPSHNMPHRQVDTVLMETPQDTLELNRLNLESSNSKYSSLNTDSTMSYIDSSVISPDTVGPLGTGSSLLSKQVQNKPKSGRSLLGGPAALSPLTPSFGILPLEPSPGDPLYLQNYSHSGSGMEPPPPGVPPKKSVARISQPGTKSVFAQSGNSREIIPISFNQTQTTAPPQTSTTPQVLSPTIAAPPNVQPRRSSRLFTSASSTAKENSKKLKMKFPTKIPNRKTKSKMGKGGITPSNLNESIEILKLDSSMTDGKVSMGSPQFQAFSLQKAAADGLMSLMRDIGRGYLALCSYNCKEAISILSQLPSHHYNTGWVLGQIGRAHFELAEYMQAERIFSEVRRIESYRVEGMEIYSTTLWHLQKDVALSALSKDLTDMDKNSPEAWCVAGNCFSLQREHDIAIKFFQRAIQVNPGFAYAYTLLGHEFVLTEELEKALACFRNAIRVNTRHYNAWYGLGMIYYKQEKFNLAEIHFKKALSINPQSSVLLCHIGVVQHALKKSDHALETLNRAINIDPKNPLCKFHRASILFANEKYKAALQELEELKQIVPKESLVYFLIGKVYKKLGQTHLALMNFSWAMDLDPKGANNQIKEAIDKRYLPDDEEPVTEDYPYDSAEVEESQESSMTDADDTQLHTAESDEVL, encoded by the exons ATGACGGTGCTGCAGGAACCTGTTCAG GCTGCTGTTTGGCATGCACTAAACCACTATGCCTACAGAGATGCCGTGTTCCTGGCGGAGAGACTATATGCTGAAG TGCATTCGGAGGAGGCCCTCTTTCTGTTAGCCACATGCTACTATCGTTCGGGAAAGGCCTACAAGGCATACCGCCTTCTCAAGGGGCACAGCTGCACAACGCCACAATGCAAATACCTCCTCGCCAAGTGCTGTGTGGAACTGAGCAA GCTTGCAGAGGGAGAGCAGATCCTGACAGGGGGGGTCCTGAACAAACAGAAGAGCCAGGAGGACATCGTCACAGAGTTTGGAGACTCTGCCTGTTTCACATTGTCCCTATTGGGGCAAATCTATTG CAAAACGGATCGTCTGGCCAAAGGTtctgaatgttatcagaagagCCTGAGTATGAATCCTTTCCTGTGGTCTCCCTTTGAGTCCCTCTGTCAGATCG GCGATCGGCCGGACCCAGAGCAGATCTTCAGACTGACGTCCCTGCAGTTCTTTAGCAGTGGGAGTGGAGCCCCTCCCCTGTTCCCTATCAGCCCTGCCCACACACCAAGCCACAACATGCCCCACCGCCAGGTGGACACGGTGCTCATGGAGACGCCCCAGGACACCTTA GAATTAAACAGACTGAACCTGGAGTCTTCCAACTCAAAGTACTCGTCTCTGAACACAGACTCCACCATGTCCTACATCGACTCGTCTGTCATCTCCCCGGACACAGTAGGGCCTCTGGGTACAGGCAGCTCCCTGCTATCCAAACAAGTGCAGAACAAACCCAAGAGTGGGCGCAGTCTACTGGGGGGACCGGCAGCACTCAGCCCCCTAACGCCCAG TTTTGGAATCTTGCCCCTGGAGCCCAGCCCAGGGGACCCCTTGTATCTGCAGAACTACTCTCACAGTGGCTCGGGGATGGAGCCACCCCCTCCCGGAGTCCCACCAAAGAAG TCTGTAGCGAGAATCAGCCAGCCGGGGACGAAGTCGGTGTTTGCACAGAGTGGCAACAGCAGGGAGATCATCCCTATCTCCTTCAACCAGACTCAGACCACTGCCCCCCCACAGACCAG TACTACGCCTCAAGTGCTGAGCCCCACAATCGCTGCTCCCCCCAACGTGCAGCCCAGACGGAGCTCCAGACTCTTCACCAGTGCCAGCTCTACTGCCAAG GAGAATAGCAAGAAGCTGAAAATGAAGTTCCCCACCAAAATCCCCAACCGGAAGACCAAGTCAAAAATGGGCAAGGGAGGCatcaccccatccaacctgaacgAGAGCATTGAGATCCTCAAGCTGGACTCGTCCATGACAGACGGGAAAGTCAGTATGGGCTCTCCTCAGTTCCAGGCCTTCAGTCTGCAGAAGGCTGCTGCAG ATGGCCTGATGTCGCTGATGCGAGACATCGGCCGGGGGTACCTGGCCCTCTGCTCTTACAATTGTAAGGAGGCTATCAGCATCCTGAGCCAGCTGCCCTCCCATCACTACAATACAGGGTGGGTCCTGGGACAGATCGGCAGGGCCCACTTTGAGCTGGCCGAATACATGCAG GCGGAGAGGATCTTCTCAGAGGTGCGGCGCATCGAGAGCTACCGGGTGGAGGGCATGGAGATTTACTCCACCACCCTTTGGCACTTGCAGAAGGACGTGGCCCTGTCGGCCCTGTCCAAAGACCTCACCGACATGGACAAGAATTCACCAGAG GCATGGTGCGTGGCTGGTAACTGTTTCAGTCTGCAGAGGGAGCATGACATTGCCATTAAGTTCTTCCAGCGTGCCATACAGGTGAACCCGGGCTTTGCCTACGCCTACACGTTGCTAGGCCATGAGTTTGTCCTCACAGAGGAGCTGGAGAAGGCTCTGGCCTGCTTCCGTAACGCCATCAGAGTCAACACACGCCACTACAATGCCTG gtATGGTTTGGGGATGATCTACTATAAGCAGGAGAAATTCAACCTGGCAGAGATTCACTTCAAGAAGGCACTTAGCATCAACCCTCAGAGTTCTGTGCTCCTCTGCCACATCGGAGTG GTTCAGCATGCACTGAAGAAGTCTGACCATGCTTTAGAAACCCTGAATAGAGCGATCAACATAGACCCCAAGAACCCTCTATGCAAATTCCACAGGGCCTCCATCCTCTTCGCTAATGAAAAGTACAAG GCGGCTCTTCAAGAGCTGGAAGAGCTGAAACAAATAGTGCCCAAAGAGTCCCTTGTTTACTTTTTAATAGGAAAG GTGTATAAGAAGCTGGGCCAGACCCACTTGGCATTGATGAATTTCTCCTGGGCAATGGACCTGGATCCCAAAGGAGCCAACAATCAGATCAAAGAGGCCATAGACAAGAGGTACCTCCCTGACGACGAGGAGCCTGTCACTGAGGACTACCCCTATGACTCAG CTGAGGTGGAAGAGTCGCAGGAGAGCAGTATGACCGacgcagatgacacacagctccACACTGCCGAGAGCGACGAGGTCCTGTAA
- the LOC139421065 gene encoding cell division cycle protein 27 homolog isoform X1: MTVLQEPVQAAVWHALNHYAYRDAVFLAERLYAEVHSEEALFLLATCYYRSGKAYKAYRLLKGHSCTTPQCKYLLAKCCVELSKLAEGEQILTGGVLNKQKSQEDIVTEFGDSACFTLSLLGQIYCKTDRLAKGSECYQKSLSMNPFLWSPFESLCQIGDRPDPEQIFRLTSLQFFSSGSGAPPLFPISPAHTPSHNMPHRQVDTVLMETPQDTLELNRLNLESSNSKYSSLNTDSTMSYIDSSVISPDTVGPLGTGSSLLSKQVQNKPKSGRSLLGGPAALSPLTPSFGILPLEPSPGDPLYLQNYSHSGSGMEPPPPGVPPKKSVARISQPGTKSVFAQSGNSREIIPISFNQTQTTAPPQTSTTPQVLSPTIAAPPNVQPRRSSRLFTSASSTAKENSKKLKMKFPTKIPNRKTKSKMGKGGITPSNLNESIEILKLDSSMTDGKVSMGSPQFQAFSLQKAAADGLMSLMRDIGRGYLALCSYNCKEAISILSQLPSHHYNTGWVLGQIGRAHFELAEYMQAERIFSEVRRIESYRVEGMEIYSTTLWHLQKDVALSALSKDLTDMDKNSPEAWCVAGNCFSLQREHDIAIKFFQRAIQVNPGFAYAYTLLGHEFVLTEELEKALACFRNAIRVNTRHYNAWYGLGMIYYKQEKFNLAEIHFKKALSINPQSSVLLCHIGVVQHALKKSDHALETLNRAINIDPKNPLCKFHRASILFANEKYKAALQELEELKQIVPKESLVYFLIGKVYKKLGQTHLALMNFSWAMDLDPKGANNQIKEAIDKRYLPDDEEPVTEDYPYDSAAEVEESQESSMTDADDTQLHTAESDEVL, from the exons ATGACGGTGCTGCAGGAACCTGTTCAG GCTGCTGTTTGGCATGCACTAAACCACTATGCCTACAGAGATGCCGTGTTCCTGGCGGAGAGACTATATGCTGAAG TGCATTCGGAGGAGGCCCTCTTTCTGTTAGCCACATGCTACTATCGTTCGGGAAAGGCCTACAAGGCATACCGCCTTCTCAAGGGGCACAGCTGCACAACGCCACAATGCAAATACCTCCTCGCCAAGTGCTGTGTGGAACTGAGCAA GCTTGCAGAGGGAGAGCAGATCCTGACAGGGGGGGTCCTGAACAAACAGAAGAGCCAGGAGGACATCGTCACAGAGTTTGGAGACTCTGCCTGTTTCACATTGTCCCTATTGGGGCAAATCTATTG CAAAACGGATCGTCTGGCCAAAGGTtctgaatgttatcagaagagCCTGAGTATGAATCCTTTCCTGTGGTCTCCCTTTGAGTCCCTCTGTCAGATCG GCGATCGGCCGGACCCAGAGCAGATCTTCAGACTGACGTCCCTGCAGTTCTTTAGCAGTGGGAGTGGAGCCCCTCCCCTGTTCCCTATCAGCCCTGCCCACACACCAAGCCACAACATGCCCCACCGCCAGGTGGACACGGTGCTCATGGAGACGCCCCAGGACACCTTA GAATTAAACAGACTGAACCTGGAGTCTTCCAACTCAAAGTACTCGTCTCTGAACACAGACTCCACCATGTCCTACATCGACTCGTCTGTCATCTCCCCGGACACAGTAGGGCCTCTGGGTACAGGCAGCTCCCTGCTATCCAAACAAGTGCAGAACAAACCCAAGAGTGGGCGCAGTCTACTGGGGGGACCGGCAGCACTCAGCCCCCTAACGCCCAG TTTTGGAATCTTGCCCCTGGAGCCCAGCCCAGGGGACCCCTTGTATCTGCAGAACTACTCTCACAGTGGCTCGGGGATGGAGCCACCCCCTCCCGGAGTCCCACCAAAGAAG TCTGTAGCGAGAATCAGCCAGCCGGGGACGAAGTCGGTGTTTGCACAGAGTGGCAACAGCAGGGAGATCATCCCTATCTCCTTCAACCAGACTCAGACCACTGCCCCCCCACAGACCAG TACTACGCCTCAAGTGCTGAGCCCCACAATCGCTGCTCCCCCCAACGTGCAGCCCAGACGGAGCTCCAGACTCTTCACCAGTGCCAGCTCTACTGCCAAG GAGAATAGCAAGAAGCTGAAAATGAAGTTCCCCACCAAAATCCCCAACCGGAAGACCAAGTCAAAAATGGGCAAGGGAGGCatcaccccatccaacctgaacgAGAGCATTGAGATCCTCAAGCTGGACTCGTCCATGACAGACGGGAAAGTCAGTATGGGCTCTCCTCAGTTCCAGGCCTTCAGTCTGCAGAAGGCTGCTGCAG ATGGCCTGATGTCGCTGATGCGAGACATCGGCCGGGGGTACCTGGCCCTCTGCTCTTACAATTGTAAGGAGGCTATCAGCATCCTGAGCCAGCTGCCCTCCCATCACTACAATACAGGGTGGGTCCTGGGACAGATCGGCAGGGCCCACTTTGAGCTGGCCGAATACATGCAG GCGGAGAGGATCTTCTCAGAGGTGCGGCGCATCGAGAGCTACCGGGTGGAGGGCATGGAGATTTACTCCACCACCCTTTGGCACTTGCAGAAGGACGTGGCCCTGTCGGCCCTGTCCAAAGACCTCACCGACATGGACAAGAATTCACCAGAG GCATGGTGCGTGGCTGGTAACTGTTTCAGTCTGCAGAGGGAGCATGACATTGCCATTAAGTTCTTCCAGCGTGCCATACAGGTGAACCCGGGCTTTGCCTACGCCTACACGTTGCTAGGCCATGAGTTTGTCCTCACAGAGGAGCTGGAGAAGGCTCTGGCCTGCTTCCGTAACGCCATCAGAGTCAACACACGCCACTACAATGCCTG gtATGGTTTGGGGATGATCTACTATAAGCAGGAGAAATTCAACCTGGCAGAGATTCACTTCAAGAAGGCACTTAGCATCAACCCTCAGAGTTCTGTGCTCCTCTGCCACATCGGAGTG GTTCAGCATGCACTGAAGAAGTCTGACCATGCTTTAGAAACCCTGAATAGAGCGATCAACATAGACCCCAAGAACCCTCTATGCAAATTCCACAGGGCCTCCATCCTCTTCGCTAATGAAAAGTACAAG GCGGCTCTTCAAGAGCTGGAAGAGCTGAAACAAATAGTGCCCAAAGAGTCCCTTGTTTACTTTTTAATAGGAAAG GTGTATAAGAAGCTGGGCCAGACCCACTTGGCATTGATGAATTTCTCCTGGGCAATGGACCTGGATCCCAAAGGAGCCAACAATCAGATCAAAGAGGCCATAGACAAGAGGTACCTCCCTGACGACGAGGAGCCTGTCACTGAGGACTACCCCTATGACTCAG CAGCTGAGGTGGAAGAGTCGCAGGAGAGCAGTATGACCGacgcagatgacacacagctccACACTGCCGAGAGCGACGAGGTCCTGTAA